The genomic region GGCATAGCACCAAGGAATTCCCCGGGAATGGTAAATCACCTCAAATTGAAACTTGTTTGGCAACTCATCAGATTTCTTTACGATGCCTGAAAAGAACATTGCAGGAAATGTGTGAGAACATAAGCATATTGTTTGTATTGGGTCAGCAGAAAGTTGGCCTATTTATCATTTGAAAATTCATTATGCGTTGGTTTATATGTTCTCAACTACAAAACTCTAAGGTCACTCTTACTTTCATTTATCAGCAGTACAAAATGGCAAGTTTCAAGGATCATTTCTCAAGAAGGATGACCCGAAGATAATTGCTTTGATGCAACAAGCGGAGTTGCTCAGCTCGCTGGCATTAAAAGTTAACTCAGAGAACACAGACCAGAGTCTTGAAAATGCTTGGATGGTGAGAAATAATTATCCATTTGCTGTGGTCCTGTGGACTGAGCAATTAACATTTAATTGCTTGGTTTTTAAAAATCATAGGaacatataaatatacatataactCACATATATTGCGAATGTGATATTCAGATGCCTTTAGTACTTGATTCCTCCATATTTAATTCAGAGAGTAAAACAGATTCAAGTCTGGTGCCAAATTGAGTCTGCATAACATACATCAAATGTGATATTCAGGTGCTCCAAGATTTCTTGAATCAAAGCAAAGACAGTGACATCCTCAGTTATGGAATTGACGATTTTGATTTTCAACTCGAAGATCTTAAATATCTGTTAGAGGACTTAAGGAGTACCACTGAGGGAAGCGGACCATCTTGGCAGTAAGAAATGTGATTTAGACTACTATTCTTATATGAGCATGTTTAAACCACTGTACACCATCTAATTGGTGACATATACATTGCAGGCAGCCAGATCTATACGACGACTCTCCAGGAAGTTCCGAATACAGTACAGGGTCAACTCTTCTGTCCCAAACAGAATGCTATCAAGTGGAACAAAATGAAGTTGAAATAGGTTCACCGAATCAGGAGATTCGACTAGGGTCACACTCAATTCCTATTGAAGGGCAAAATGATGTTGGTGATTGTGAGAAAGGGATTGTTTCCGAAAAGCAAGGTAATGGATTAACATATAAGATATGTTGGCTGATCACATTTCCTACTCAATCAGATTTGCTGATAACCTATCTAATCTTTCTTTCCGCAGAGATATTTCCATCATGTGATGAAGCAACAAAAGATTACGCAGTTGTTTCTGTGTCGTCAAATACAGAGTTCACTTCTCCTATTAAAGTTACCCCATTGTTCAGATCCTTGGCAGCAGGAATTCCTAGCCCAAAATTTTCTGAAAGTGTAAGTTGTCTCAGAAGTTCAACTCTATTAAACAATAAGCTATTAGTTTTAATGGTTGCAGAAGAAGTGGTATTAGTAATGATGCTTAACGTTGTTTCAAGTCACCCCGCTGGAATCTAGGTGAAGCAATGCAATGCTTAACCAAAGTCCAGGTGATGCTAACAAAACATATAGCAGAACACAAATAGTCGATTCTAGGCATCTTAGAGAGACAAAAGTGTTTGCATCCTTTCGAAAAAATTTAGGAGCTACAAAACTATTGAAATCCGAGTATATTAGTTTGGTAACCATGCTCAGCGATGTTCAGCCTTGTTCCAAATTTCTACCCGCAGACCTGAATTTGGAAATCTCTGTAGCTTCTCATTTGCCTCATAGAATCTAGGTGACGGTTATTATATGTAGAACAAGTTCCTAACTTCTTATGGTACGAATGCATGAAATTGTATGTATTAAGACTGACCAATGACCACTTATGTGTTGGAATTTTTCAGGAGAGGAATTTCTTGCTCAAAACGCTTGGAGAGGACTCCCCCTGCCCCATCCCAAGCACCAATCCTTCACAACCACCACCCTGCAAACGATCCCTCCTCCAAAGTCTATAGCCAACCTTTTTGATCCACCACCTCATATATAGAAATTTTACATGGCCTATTGAGTTCGTGTCCGTTTTGGATTCCTCTTTTCTTAGGATTGCAGCCATTCCagcctaaaattttacaaaTGGGCAGGTAAAGATCTGCTTCCCAAAACCCAGATCTAGAATGCAATGGTGCATTTTAGCATTTGCAAACGTATCTAACATAGTTTTCTGCATTATTTTGACCTAAGCAGAGTTACCTCCTTCAGAGTTCCTAATCGGTACtcgctttttgtgtgtttggtGTGTCATTCTTTAGTTTGTCTATTGTCATCCAATATGTTTTCCGAGTGTTCCATTTTTTGGCCTTGATTTTTACAGTTGTACAGAACCTGCTATATCCCTAGTCATTCAAGAGTGTAAGACTACTGTAAGTATACATAGGCAGCTTGCCTATATTTTCTGCTAGCGTACATGATCAAAACaaaacagagagaaagagaagaagaggaaaacaagaaaaaaaatgagagaggatTAACCAGTTCAAGTGGATTCCTGTTTATCGTTTTTCCGGCGTGGAAAACGGGTACATAATAAGTTGatattttttccttctttggtTTGATTTCCCCCCATGATTTCTGATGTAACAAAACTTAATGTAATTGGAGTGAaaatggttttggttttggtgtgcACTTCTCTCTTTTGTTCTACTCTTTCTTCCTAGAATCAAGACATGAACTGATGAACACATCTCTAATCAAGAGGCTCGTAGCTCAGTTGGTCAAGATATTTACCTTTGTATCTGAGGTGCCGAGTTTGAATCTCCCCTCCCCCACTATCGCTTGTGTCAAAGATGAACACATCTAGCAAGTGTGAAGTAATGTTAGAACATTCAGCATCAGAAAACTAAGAAACCGACTCGCACACAGATGCAGGATGCATGAGTTTCATTCAAAATAAGGAACGGAACAAGAAATCCGAAAAGAAAATGGGCGTAAAAGTAGGCAAAATTTGAGCCAGGAAGTAGAAAGCCATTGGTTTTACTTACCAGAGGGTTATGGCAGGCGTGAAGGTAGCTCCCAGTCTTCAGTTCTTCTGTCTTGATAGTGTTTTGAAGTACTgtgtttggtggtggtggtggacaaGTATGATTaggaagaaaggaaaagcaAAGTGGTAAAAGAGGGAGGGAAATCTCTACAAAATAAAGTGCACTTGCAATAATTTGCTGTAAACTTTCTCGAGTGAAGGTATATGAGCACAAATTGGCACTTTTGACCTCTCAACCCCAACGTAAAATTGTTTGATCTCAAGGATAAACtagtaataaaattaataacctTAGTTAAATAATCTTTTTGGCCAGCCCTGATTTGGGAATAACGTGCTAAATTAATAATTCGCTAAATTCATAAGACAATACATTATAGAAAATTCATATAGGTCTCCcgtaatatataaattaataattttctgACACATAGGGCTTATGTTTCGACTACGAGGCCTTCCTGAAATATGACTCAATCATTGTTTGTTTCTTCTTGAAATTGATGTCACCTTTGATCTCATCtctaacttttcttaacatgATAAGAAAGTCTGGTGTGGGTTTTTCATCTCGAATTATTCAATGTCATCACCGCTTTGAGAGCTTATTTTTGCGAAACGGGCTCCATAGTAGAAGCGTCATCTTCGACTCCATTACCTTGATCACTTCCCAGGACACTCAATAGTTTGTTCGTCAGTCAACATCTCTGAAGTTGTGTTTTCTCCAGGGTAGTTCAAGATGTCCTCGACATCCATTCCATTACGATAATTCAACTCTTTGATTGCCACCAAAACATTACTAATGAGAAACCGTACAAATATAAGGTGTGGCTACGACTACCGTGCGACTTCCATTACAAAAAGTTCAGAATACTCTCTCTATAGCTATAGAGATTAGAGGGTCTGTTCAATTACATTACAAATAGCTTGATACGACTACGGAGGGAAAGAACAAGAGATGTAAAATTTTGGAAAGAAGGGTTTTGAATATGTAAGATCAAAATTGTTATTACATTGGCTTTCTCTTCTTTGGCACTCTCTGCGATTTCCTCCACTTGTGGTAGATGTGATACGACAACCCAGAAAACACCATGACGACAGACCCCCATTGCTTAGTTGACAGGGGATTGCCACTCAGCAACGAAGACACCACGATGCTTACAAACTTGCGGGTTGTGGTAATGGTGGTGTTAGCTAAGGAACCGAAACGACTTATGGTTAGGAAAATGAAGTTCTGCCCAACTGCACCACAGAGACAATAGAGAAAAATGTCCCAAGCTGCTTCCGGATGCTGCTTGCAGAACTGAACCGCCTCAAATCCGCTGCCACGTGGCCAGCCAAACATGTAGATCATGTTGTATATGGTACCCCATAAATTCATGCCTAGCATTATTTCCCAAGCGCTCGTCTTTGGATACCTGGGCAAACACAAAAGCTACAACATTTGAGACTGAATTCTCTATATCAATCACGTACAGATGGCTCAACACAACAATTTCACACATCTATTTCTATAAACAATATATAGAGGATCGGCATAAAAACTCCCTCAAGCATTCTCGAAAGCAGGGGGTTGCAAATGTTGATAAACAGTTTAAATAACGCCAAGAATCCAGTCAGTGAATAACAGAAGGGCAACAACTAGTTAAATGGTAGGACAAAGATGAAGTTGTTCTGAAGTATACCTTGCTTTTATTGAATCCTGGGTAGCATTTGTGAATCCATCAAAAGCAAGATTGAGGAAACATAGTCCATACCCAAGGGGAGCATTTGGGTGTGCCAACTTGCTAATCGTCTTTGAGCTAGTCTGAAATTGACAGAATGAGAAAAACATAAGAATAACAACAAAAATTGCATAAATTGCATGAAATTCATTGAGGACAATTTATAGAAGGAAAATTGAAAGAGAAAAcgtaaaaattatttaattctcGTTCCATTCTCAAGAAATACACACAAGCGCACACACCATCCCTCACCTTCAAGAGTGCAAATATGGATACCCCTCCGGCAACAAGGAGAGTACAAACATATTCAGGAAAGCTGTATCTTTTGCCGTAGACTAGAGTACCCATCAGCATCACTGCATACAAATAATAACCATTTATTACTTATTTATGTACAAAATTTAAAGGTTGATCTAATCAGTATGATATTCCACAATCTTAATTGAACTTCATAACGAGTAACATGCTTGCTTTAGTAAGATATAGAAGAGTAATAAACTTGAAAAAATCTGACCTGGAATCATTTTTGAGGACTTTGCCAAGACCTGCAAGTAAACAGAACAGCTTAAATATCCAAAACTATATATCCTCATCCCTTCAAGAACCAATTCAACACCCTGATTAACTCAACTCAACTAGTCATTTATCCAAAATAACGGGGTCGGCCCTAAACCATTTTCTGCCAATGATTTTATCCAGAGGAAATGAACAGCTCCATAACATATATGACAATCATTTGCTTCCTCGCTAATTAGATCCTAAGAAACTCAAATCAAGTAAACTAGACCTAGGACACACAACCACTCGCTAATTAGATCCTAAGAAACTCAAATCAAGTAAACTAGACCTAGGACACACAACCATCAATTCTTCCTATAACCATTACTATATTCTCTAATGCTGACCATTTACTATATATTCTCTAATGCTGCCCATTTGGGCTACTGGTTCCAAATTGGAAAGCAAACCTGAGCCGGGTAACTGATATACTTCAATGCTTCGATCCCCATAGCGGGTCCAATCGTGTTAGTAATCCCAGCACTCCAGTACGTCCACATAGGCGCACCTCCAGCATTACCGCTAGACCAAAGCTTTAACACTATTCAAAGAAACCCACATGACAATATCATCACCCAATTCGTTTTTTCAGCTCCAATCAATCCACGATACAAGAAATTCAAGATTTTTCAGGGAGATTGAAACTTACTTATGTATGACCAGATTAGACAAACCACATTTTGGGCTAAGTTGAGGAACGCAAGGTGTTCGAACCTATTCCCATCTGGCCCGAATCGCTTCgtggacctaaaaacaaagATCACAACATCACCAATTTTGATTAACTTCATCGATCAATTCGGAAAACAATTTCGGGAGCTGAAAATCTCCAAAACAAAGGTCCGTGATCTGGGAAATCCCCAGATGCAGATAGAAAGAGAAAATAACACTTACAGAGTTTCCTGAAGCACGCCTTGGTAGATATAAGCAGACCAAATTCCGACGACGCAGAAACCGAACACCAACACGCGCCGGAGCCCCGATCCGTGCGTTTCCATTTCAGCCCCCAATAAGTAAATGTGGTCGGAAATACCTCCGGATCCGGCCTCCTCTCTCTTCCCCTCTTTTTTTCAAATGAAGCAAGATAATTAGGGTTTCCGATGAGAAGGTTTAAGAGGAAGCGAGAAGAATATTAGCAGAATAATTTTGGGTAAATAACTCCCACAATTCAGGAAAGGCGAAGAGACCGTTGATATAGGCGGGAGCGCCAACGCTACGTGGCTTTGTCTGCGTGGAGGCTTTCTATTGGTTGGGTGACACTGCGTCGCTTCTCATTGGCTGCGCAAACGCGGACCCTGGCAGTTGGCCGGTATTGCTACTTTCTACTATTTAACTACCCGAGGCGATTAGGACAACTGTCTAatagtattcattttcatttgtaaCTAAAGATCTTTATGTTCAATTCTCTTCAAATGCGAACCTAAACTGTATTATTATACAAACCCCTATTGTAAAACTTAACCCATTCTTTCACCTCTTTAATGTAGATACtatcgtttatttaaaaaaaaaacaaaaaaaaaacctattccCTCTCTCAAATTACCGATAAATTACGttgtttttttttgaagttttaacgaaacactcccaGTAGTGTTCACCTTTAACGAAAAAGACATTTATATTCTAAAAAGTTACTTCTAATACTATTCATTTACaacatttttttgtcattttgattaaaactcaaagttttcaagtcattttcattagttttcttttattttttctcctTTGTCCTTATATTACAAAGAGTAATTCGTTATTTAATTATATGTGCAAACAATTTTAAGTGACAATGTTTGGATGTTATATAGCGAGTGGTTTTTTATGATTAATCTAGTTGGAGCCATCCATTTGCACGCCACATCATTGTACTAGCAAAAAATTTGACAGCAAGACAATGGATAAGATGATGAAACTAAAGGCTAGTTTGATATTGCTGTactatgaaaaaaaactgtttctgccgtggtgtgagaataagctcatttttgttacttcacgtttttagttttttttcacccaaaactgtgaaaataagttgtttttaagtgtttaccaaacatcttTTTGAGCTTAGCTTTTTTTATAcctattttttataaaagcacctcagtAACCAGTACTAATTTGCACAAAAATTTCGTTCCTCCCTACTATCGCTTGTATATTCACAaaagttctttgaatttttgaaaaatcacaTAGCTCTCGGTAGCTCGAGAAGAACTTACGTACACCATTGGGACACCATGCGTTTTAACTTTTCACATAAGTCGCTGCGAGATAATATTAAGTTTGTGACACCGTCATTTCATGCAGACCTTTCTCCGGTAACTCGGTTGAATAGACTCAGTAGAGCAGCAGGCCGGAGAGTACGCCAAGCCCTAATACTGTGGCCCGAAACGCTTCATGAACCTAAACACAAACATCTCTGGGCCCAGGCGCCCATCCTGCTAtagttccttcttcttcttctacgaGGAGGAGGACCTAGACCCACGGAGGTGACAGGTCAGGTCAACATTCTTTGGCTAGTAGCCCCGCCATGTGATTTGAGTCCGTTACTCCGAGTATCCGACACGGCTACGTGTCCCATCTTTTGGAGACCCACTTACTGTTGTCATATGACCATTCAAGCTGGAGGGTTAAAATACATAACTATCGTATAGAATGCTGTCCAAACGACATATCAATGTAcgtataattatttttatgtttcgAGAATGACTTATATGACACTAATATATAATTGTTGTGACGTTCCATGTTAATGATACATTATtcattttaagtttattttatatttaaccaTATATCATTAGTGGGGAATGCCATGTTTTCGGTGTTATGTCATGTCTAATGGAGAGCGCTAAATGTCTCAAAGTTAAACAAATGGCATGATTTGCTAAAAACCTCATTCAACCGATGACTGGGTTATAAGTCTGTGGAGCCTCACCAGACTATTATTTGGCTAAAGGGGCATTAGGTTGGCCAAATGTAGCCTTCTCCTTAGCCTTTTTCAGGGCTCGACTCATCAGGTGCAATAATTGATCCAAATTCAACATCAAAGATAttttaattaaccaataaaattgccaataaacttaaaactaataaattattaatggATTATGTTTAGTTTATTCGGTTGTATAAGTATGGTTTGATACAGttaatttaaaactaattttttacaGGATTATAATTTTGGACGGGACCATGTTCAATCATTTCTATTTGAAATGGCTTTACAATGACGTCATAATCATAGACACAACAACATAACACGTGTCCTGGTTCTGGTTGGGCAGGTGAGATAGGTGGTTACGGGCTGCTTTCCTCATCTACTCCTCTGAGTGCTCCCCTATCCCTGTCTTTCCATGGTACTTTCTGCCTCCTGCAGTAATCAGCACAGCTGAGCTGGACAAGTAACATTTCTCCTCttcctatgtttttttttcccttaaattgcacttttcaattgttttttttttttcaaggaacAATTGGTAAATTGGTAGTAAGTTATGATTATCTATCTTTTTTTGAGGTTGGAAAAACTGATAAAGATATTTTAGCATTTTCTGATCGTAAGTCTGactttcacatcaacaacagaTTTCGAATTTAAGatcttcaatttttaatttgaaaaaaacctCGAAATCTATTTTTTACTACTGAACCACCAACTTGTTCGTCGTTACTTTTCCGTCGTTTTAAGATGTAGAAAAAAGTAGAACACAGAATTATCTGAAGGAGGCATCTTCCTACTATATTAGTCGTGGCAGTCAGGTCGAGTGTGAAAACGGTTGGCGCATGCAAAGAATTTGCAGTCAAGGCATATATCAAATTTCTACGCCATCAAGTACCTTTTTTCTATATTTCAATTTGTCACATGATGCCTCCCCTCTAATTATTAGCTATTGATTCTTGTTGGCCAACAGCCTTCACACGACCCATTATTTATATTCCCAAAATACCCCCAATGATTTGTTGCTTGATCCCATGTCCAGTtctataggtttttttttttggtttgttttgagtGCCGATTAAAGAAATGGCGAGACTTTTTTAAAAGTAGAactttatataaattttttgtcattttatatttttaacataatattatataatattaacaaaaaaaattagcattaaactataaaacaacaaaaaatacttAAAGAATCCTACTTGAGAGCGTCCAACTAGCATTTTTCGTGCTAATGATTAACACAATTATTATATTTGAGAAGGTATCAATCCCgaataaacaaatataaaaaagagaattgttattagtactacaaaaattttattttacactcctcgtaagtgtatttttctttctaattatataaagtttggaatgacaaatgaaatttttttaatgctaataataatttcctaaaaaaaaacagagcATTAACGGTTTTCATTGACTGAATAAAGAATGAAAATCACTATACATTTTTGTCAACtaacacttttctctctcacACTGTCACACATACTTTATGAATTAG from Pyrus communis chromosome 4, drPyrComm1.1, whole genome shotgun sequence harbors:
- the LOC137732119 gene encoding transcription factor MYB124-like isoform X1, with the translated sequence MPQEESKKKERHIVSWSQEEDDILRNQISLRGTENWAVIASKFKDKTTRQCRRRWYTYLNSDFKKGGWSPEEDMLLCEAQKIFGNRWTEIAKVVSGRTDNAVKNRFSTLCKKRAKYEALAKENAKSYINQNDKRVIIRNGFNTGGTTETTVPPKKMRRSHIPSLPKNRTSGDRLLEQCGKINQQLRPPFTVLIQNAHNVENLQDQHNGHSTKEFPGNAVQNGKFQGSFLKKDDPKIIALMQQAELLSSLALKVNSENTDQSLENAWMVLQDFLNQSKDSDILSYGIDDFDFQLEDLKYLLEDLRSTTEGSGPSWQQPDLYDDSPGSSEYSTGSTLLSQTECYQVEQNEVEIGSPNQEIRLGSHSIPIEGQNDVGDCEKGIVSEKQEIFPSCDEATKDYAVVSVSSNTEFTSPIKVTPLFRSLAAGIPSPKFSESERNFLLKTLGEDSPCPIPSTNPSQPPPCKRSLLQSL
- the LOC137732119 gene encoding transcription factor MYB124-like isoform X2, whose product is MPQEESKKKERHIVSWSQEEDDILRNQISLRGTENWAVIASKFKDKTTRQCRRRWYTYLNSDFKKGGWSPEEDMLLCEAQKIFGNRWTEIAKVVSGRTDNAVKNRFSTLCKKRAKYEALAKENAKSYINQNDKRVIIRNGFNTGGTTETTVPPKKMRRSHIPSLPKNRTSGDRLLEQCGKINQQLRPPFTVLIQNAHNVENLQDQHNGHSTKEFPGNVQNGKFQGSFLKKDDPKIIALMQQAELLSSLALKVNSENTDQSLENAWMVLQDFLNQSKDSDILSYGIDDFDFQLEDLKYLLEDLRSTTEGSGPSWQQPDLYDDSPGSSEYSTGSTLLSQTECYQVEQNEVEIGSPNQEIRLGSHSIPIEGQNDVGDCEKGIVSEKQEIFPSCDEATKDYAVVSVSSNTEFTSPIKVTPLFRSLAAGIPSPKFSESERNFLLKTLGEDSPCPIPSTNPSQPPPCKRSLLQSL
- the LOC137731769 gene encoding UDP-galactose/UDP-glucose transporter 3-like, whose amino-acid sequence is METHGSGLRRVLVFGFCVVGIWSAYIYQGVLQETLSTKRFGPDGNRFEHLAFLNLAQNVVCLIWSYIMLKLWSSGNAGGAPMWTYWSAGITNTIGPAMGIEALKYISYPAQVLAKSSKMIPVMLMGTLVYGKRYSFPEYVCTLLVAGGVSIFALLKTSSKTISKLAHPNAPLGYGLCFLNLAFDGFTNATQDSIKARYPKTSAWEIMLGMNLWGTIYNMIYMFGWPRGSGFEAVQFCKQHPEAAWDIFLYCLCGAVGQNFIFLTISRFGSLANTTITTTRKFVSIVVSSLLSGNPLSTKQWGSVVMVFSGLSYHIYHKWRKSQRVPKKRKPM